The following are from one region of the Estrella lausannensis genome:
- a CDS encoding type III secretion system chaperone: MDLKEAVNGFLRSTGGYPIQSDDPIIKVQINNETVLAFEESLEPDKFYLFAVLDSLPHGGELEVALEALSSNLFGQETGSATIGYDKDTRSLVLFQRAELTSMDDRKMKELITSFLAELSYLKTKFQELGTLTDLPG; encoded by the coding sequence ATGGACCTGAAAGAAGCCGTCAATGGATTCCTGCGCTCGACAGGGGGATACCCCATACAGAGCGACGACCCGATCATCAAAGTGCAAATTAACAATGAAACAGTCCTCGCTTTTGAAGAATCGCTCGAACCTGACAAGTTCTACCTTTTCGCGGTGCTAGACAGCCTGCCTCACGGGGGGGAGTTGGAAGTTGCCCTCGAAGCACTGTCGTCCAACCTCTTTGGTCAAGAGACCGGAAGCGCCACCATTGGCTACGACAAAGACACCCGCTCGCTGGTTCTTTTTCAGCGGGCTGAGCTAACCTCTATGGATGACCGGAAGATGAAAGAGCTGATCACATCTTTCCTTGCGGAACTGAGCTATCTAAAGACGAAATTCCAGGAACTCGGAACTCTCACCGATCTGCCAGGCTAA
- a CDS encoding SUMF1/EgtB/PvdO family nonheme iron enzyme, with amino-acid sequence MELSFSRSKYSAVFSFWLLLLLASILLPKAQLQSSQDKGLCTLVVTYNTGEDRIRLDRVRFWLISERGDLHLYPQGNSYVDDPETSKRMVLIENLPEGAYTLKFIMPNSDGLFEKVEPRKVSLVQGGVVKVDQELKLLAKEIGSQPDVELAYESPYQREAPPMHEVRFYSQPFDSYAPQPGYLNIRSNVPAARWVLYKDGARIASGEGSVKDLTVPAGSGYQLTAEELENYEVKLLPQTPFSVQPNQTQSLEIFYKRILGVVQVMTDMPTGDALNIQIEGSALKQPLRVTQVARSNKIEWTSPGIPLGNYVISFKPPSFYEEITPVKFSLKQGQNALIRPKLRGGGKILVITNTSDATFTLKQTNGPLSLEGSGDQYRFEGLLPGNYTLTFSSKDPTRYIPPKSLYISLSRFRKHEETVEGEYTFAGMLKITGNIARFSVKLEPKSGNFDTIREEVTDYSKSIPLPEGNWKVIFTPIGRTGAGTPLPAKEIYIDAFATESITPVFEEKVEKQEPAVSVTETPRKTIDELYKDLIFVPAGLSIFGDPYRKDTENTFPAQVVELSTFEISKYEVTNGQFCDWLNIALQEGSIRPKDNQRGVFTNVKGNVVFRTMEANADSQISFRPTQDKVKPFMVLPGFDNYPVIHVTWIGAQEFCNTFGLRLPTEAEWERAASVRGGNNVSEIKKWIYGFSKDVINRSLANYKSNPGTSAFHRVATTPVGFYNGVNTIPLSPEDLIPKKTEDAKSPIGAYDMSGNVFEWVQDWYFDSPSLLHLEKNPLGPLSGSLKVAKGGCYDSLADGVRSFERIALAPEHSDSFTGFRVARTTN; translated from the coding sequence ATGGAGCTCTCTTTTTCCCGATCAAAATACAGCGCGGTCTTCAGCTTTTGGCTGCTTTTACTTCTGGCATCCATCCTCTTGCCAAAAGCGCAGCTGCAATCATCCCAGGATAAAGGCCTGTGTACACTGGTGGTCACCTACAACACCGGTGAAGATCGTATCCGATTAGACCGTGTGCGCTTCTGGCTCATTTCTGAAAGAGGAGACCTGCACCTTTATCCTCAGGGCAACTCCTACGTTGACGATCCGGAGACGAGCAAACGAATGGTTCTGATCGAAAACCTGCCCGAGGGAGCCTATACTTTAAAATTCATCATGCCCAACAGCGACGGGCTATTTGAAAAGGTGGAGCCAAGAAAAGTTTCACTGGTTCAGGGAGGAGTTGTCAAAGTCGATCAGGAGCTCAAATTACTTGCCAAAGAGATCGGCAGCCAACCCGATGTTGAACTGGCCTACGAGTCCCCCTATCAAAGAGAAGCGCCCCCCATGCATGAAGTGCGCTTTTATTCGCAGCCGTTTGACAGTTACGCACCCCAGCCGGGCTATCTGAATATCCGCAGCAACGTGCCCGCTGCCCGCTGGGTTCTCTATAAAGATGGAGCGCGCATCGCTTCGGGAGAAGGGAGCGTTAAAGACTTGACGGTTCCAGCCGGATCCGGCTATCAGTTGACGGCCGAAGAGCTGGAAAACTACGAAGTCAAGCTCCTGCCGCAGACTCCATTTTCTGTCCAACCCAATCAGACGCAGTCGCTTGAAATCTTCTATAAGCGCATTTTAGGCGTTGTGCAAGTGATGACTGACATGCCAACCGGCGATGCGCTGAATATCCAAATCGAAGGAAGCGCTCTCAAACAGCCCCTCAGGGTGACGCAGGTAGCCCGCAGTAACAAAATTGAGTGGACAAGTCCGGGAATTCCTCTTGGCAATTATGTCATTTCCTTTAAGCCGCCCTCTTTCTATGAGGAGATTACGCCGGTAAAATTCAGCTTAAAGCAGGGTCAGAACGCCCTCATCCGCCCTAAACTGCGGGGCGGTGGCAAAATTTTAGTGATCACAAACACATCCGATGCAACGTTTACCCTAAAGCAGACCAACGGGCCTCTTTCTTTAGAGGGCAGTGGCGACCAATACCGCTTCGAGGGGCTATTGCCGGGAAATTACACCCTTACCTTTTCATCCAAAGATCCAACGCGTTATATTCCGCCGAAATCCCTTTACATCTCCCTATCGCGATTCAGAAAGCACGAAGAGACAGTAGAAGGGGAATACACCTTTGCCGGCATGCTGAAGATCACCGGAAATATTGCCCGCTTCAGCGTGAAGCTGGAGCCTAAATCGGGCAACTTCGACACCATCCGGGAAGAGGTTACCGACTACTCCAAAAGCATACCCCTCCCTGAAGGCAACTGGAAGGTCATATTCACCCCGATAGGCCGCACTGGAGCCGGAACACCGCTGCCGGCGAAAGAGATCTACATCGATGCCTTCGCCACGGAGTCGATCACACCGGTCTTCGAGGAAAAGGTAGAAAAGCAAGAGCCAGCCGTTTCGGTCACAGAAACGCCGAGAAAGACCATCGACGAGCTCTATAAGGACTTGATATTCGTTCCCGCCGGACTCTCGATCTTTGGGGATCCCTACCGTAAAGACACTGAAAACACCTTTCCGGCACAGGTGGTCGAGCTGTCGACCTTCGAGATTTCGAAATACGAAGTGACCAACGGTCAGTTTTGCGACTGGCTGAACATTGCCCTGCAGGAGGGTTCCATCAGGCCGAAGGATAACCAACGGGGAGTGTTCACCAACGTGAAAGGAAACGTCGTCTTCCGCACGATGGAGGCCAACGCCGACAGCCAGATCTCTTTCCGACCGACTCAGGATAAGGTCAAACCTTTCATGGTACTACCGGGATTTGACAACTACCCGGTTATCCACGTCACTTGGATTGGCGCCCAAGAGTTTTGCAACACCTTTGGTCTGCGTCTTCCCACTGAGGCCGAGTGGGAAAGAGCTGCCTCCGTGCGCGGTGGCAATAACGTAAGTGAAATCAAAAAGTGGATTTATGGCTTTTCAAAAGATGTCATCAACAGAAGCCTTGCAAATTATAAATCCAATCCAGGAACTTCTGCTTTCCACCGGGTTGCCACGACGCCGGTCGGGTTTTATAACGGCGTGAACACCATCCCTCTTTCACCCGAGGATCTGATTCCTAAAAAAACAGAAGATGCCAAAAGCCCCATCGGCGCCTACGATATGAGCGGCAACGTCTTTGAATGGGTGCAGGATTGGTACTTCGACAGCCCCTCTCTTCTCCACCTTGAAAAAAACCCCTTAGGCCCCCTGTCCGGAAGTCTTAAAGTGGCCAAAGGAGGGTGCTATGACAGTTTAGCCGATGGCGTCAGGAGTTTTGAGCGCATCGCGCTTGCTCCTGAGCACTCCGATTCCTTCACCGGATTCAGAGTTGCCAGAACCACTAACTAA
- a CDS encoding purple acid phosphatase family protein, with translation MARLFATLLFVLLIGKQALLPEAYEPVSFFLTWQKLPNTTMTVRYVTKDDRANDTIEWRERGTSAWESANGRHIRMPQKLPYFIHSVELTSLKPGQAYEFRFSDEGKVYFFRTAPSHLTRTLRFAVGGDMYHDGIEDLKETMRQAAAQDPLFVVAGGDLAYAAPVVSLFGEDAKRWFTWLKAWQDTMVAPDGRIIPLVPVIGNHEVIGRYLQTRDQAEFYYALFATPEPKTNYVLDFGDYMTFIVLDSEHTQSIEGEQARWLQDTLLKRSQVPNKFAAYHVPAYPSVRKYEGKVSTKVRETWVPYFEAASLNAAFEHHDHAYKRTHPLFKGKIDEEKGVLFLGDGAFGIKEPRQPKDLDSKWYLVKALPERHFILVSLKGRVRQYQAINYKGVVIDSTIR, from the coding sequence ATGGCTCGGCTTTTTGCTACCCTACTTTTCGTGTTGCTGATCGGCAAGCAAGCTCTGCTGCCAGAGGCATATGAACCGGTCAGCTTCTTTCTGACGTGGCAAAAACTGCCCAATACCACCATGACCGTGCGCTATGTCACCAAAGACGACCGGGCAAACGATACGATCGAGTGGCGGGAGAGAGGCACCTCGGCTTGGGAAAGTGCAAACGGACGCCATATCCGCATGCCGCAAAAGCTGCCCTACTTCATCCACTCCGTGGAACTGACCTCCCTAAAGCCGGGTCAAGCCTACGAGTTCCGCTTCAGCGATGAGGGAAAGGTCTATTTTTTCCGCACAGCGCCCTCCCACCTGACTCGAACGCTACGGTTTGCCGTGGGCGGAGACATGTACCACGATGGTATTGAGGACCTTAAAGAAACCATGAGACAAGCGGCCGCCCAAGACCCGCTCTTCGTCGTGGCGGGCGGGGATCTGGCCTATGCCGCGCCGGTCGTCAGTCTCTTTGGCGAAGACGCCAAGCGCTGGTTCACCTGGCTTAAAGCCTGGCAGGACACGATGGTAGCTCCCGATGGCCGCATCATCCCCTTGGTTCCGGTCATCGGCAACCACGAAGTGATCGGACGCTACCTACAAACAAGGGACCAAGCCGAATTCTACTACGCCCTTTTTGCAACGCCAGAACCGAAGACAAATTATGTGCTGGATTTCGGCGACTATATGACCTTTATCGTCCTCGACTCTGAACACACGCAAAGTATAGAGGGCGAGCAGGCAAGGTGGTTGCAAGATACATTGCTGAAACGCAGTCAGGTCCCCAACAAATTTGCAGCCTACCACGTTCCGGCCTACCCTTCCGTCCGAAAATATGAGGGAAAAGTCAGCACAAAGGTTCGTGAAACATGGGTCCCTTACTTCGAAGCAGCCTCCTTAAACGCTGCCTTCGAACATCATGACCATGCCTACAAAAGAACACACCCCCTCTTCAAAGGAAAAATCGACGAAGAAAAAGGGGTTCTATTTTTAGGAGATGGAGCCTTCGGCATCAAAGAACCAAGGCAGCCAAAAGATCTCGATTCAAAATGGTATCTCGTAAAGGCCCTGCCTGAGAGGCATTTTATCCTAGTCTCCTTGAAAGGCAGAGTCCGTCAGTACCAAGCTATTAATTACAAGGGCGTTGTAATCGACAGCACGATCCGGTAA